The DNA region CGATGAACCACACATCGGTCAGTCTGTCTCTGTGAGTGGGGTTTTTTCACCTTGGAAGTGGGCTTCTCTAGAGTTTAAGTATATAAGCTTCAGCCTTGGGAAGACTTGTTTTAGACCAGCTGTCTCAAAATAACTGTCTCTGGATCCTAAGAGGGCGGTGTACTCTTTTTTAGGATCCAACCCAAGGTTATCAATTATATCGTATCCTAATTCTTTCCCAAGTTCCATGGAGGCGAAAGCAACTTTCGTCGGGGATATACTTCGCCTTATGATTGTTATACATTTCCTAGCTACAGGCGACTTCGAGATGTAAATTTTCATTCAACATTCCTCTACGCAGCATTTTCTTTCCATTATTTTACGAGTATAGATCTATTATGAGGTTATTTATAAATTTTGTGCACGTATAACTAAAATAATTGAAAAATAATCTATTAAAATCAATATTTTTTTAAAATAGATGTTTTTTGAGGTTATTTTTTATGTTTTTAACTCTCGGGCTTCAGAAAATATAAATTCTGAATTCCTGAATATTATTATGTGGCAAGGTTGTCCGAAGAGAACCTTTGGAGTCAACTTAGACTCCTATCTCAAAAGGATGTAAGAAGAGTTTTATGCGAACTTTGCTTAGCCCCTGGTAGGAAAATGTCGCTTAAAGACCTAGCCTCTAGAACAGGGATCCCTTACACAACCGTATACCAGAAGATACAAGCAATGAGATCCGCAAGCCTGATTGATATGAAAGGAACGAAAAGAGAAGGCTTCACTGTCTATTTGAGAGACTTCGAACTACCGCCACTTACCCCTGAAAGAATATGCGAGTTGGAGGGACGACCACTACCCAACATATTATGAGAGGGCAGATCTTGAAAGGAAACTATGTGGTCGTAGGGCTCACCAATGAAAATGTTTGGAAAGAAGCTTTAAGATGCATTCGTAGAAATGGAGAATATATTACGGACCCTCAAAATCTAGAGAAAACCCAGGAGGTTCTAAATCTAATCACCAGCATATTGAAGCCCTCTAACACGCTGCCTAGAGCATTCTCTAGAGACACGAAGATCAACGATCACCCCCACCTATTAGAAGGTCTAGTCAGACCTATCCCCGGCTTTAGCCCAGGAACACATCTCTGGGAATGGGCACTCCCTAGAGGACGACTGAATCAGATCGAAGATAACGTGACGAAAGTTCTCAGAAACAATCTACTCAGCCGCCGTGCAGTGGCATTAACTTTCCATCCAGGGATGGACTCTGAGCACATCCTCAACCCCCGCTATAGCTTCCCAGCTATACAGATTGTTGACTTCAAGTATAGGGAAGGGAGTCTACATCTGACCGCCTACCTGAGGTCTTGTGACATATATTCTTGGTGGCCGATAAACGTCGTCCAAGCCTACAGACTCCTCAAGAAAGTAGGAGAGAAACTTGACTTAAGTATAGGAACGCTCACATTGATGATCAGTAGCGCCCATGTCAAAGCAAGAAACCTAAAAAGGATTGAAACAATACTAGTTTAACTTAGAAGTTTCAAACTGATGGAAAATTCTACTAAAAAAATAGGGGTATACATTCACCTTTTCCAATTTTTCTATTAGGAGTGGGGGGTTCTGGGGGAAATAAATAAAGTTGACAATTACCCAACAGTTTATCAACCTCATTTTAAATAATTAAAGAAATGGTGAGAAAGCTTGGCTAAGTCGAGGTCGACATATTGGGTTTTCCCCTACGCTAATGTTGTGGTTAAAACCCAAGAGCGGCAAGAGCGGAAGTAACCCCGTTCCCCCTATCCTTCCACCAGCCTCTACTTCACTGGGTGATACCGAACCTCGAAACCTACCTCTTTTTTGGGTGGAAAGAAATAGTCACGCATTTTGATCAGGATGTTAACCATTTCTTTCGCCCAAGGCAACAGTTTAACCTCTTCACCAGTCTCTTCCAACCTTCGGAGACAGTTAACGAACCGCTCAGCCTCTTCTCTTCCTACATCAGAACTATGGGGGGAAGGAGACGTGGAAACCTTCCATTCGACCCAAAACAGTAGAGGCACATAGTCGGAAACTTCGAGCTCTTCAAAGTTCACCTTTAACAGGATGCCGTAGAAGACCTCGGGGAATGTTTTTCTCAAAAACTTGAACAGTGCGTCTACTGCAGTTTTTAACGGCTCATGGCTTACTGGGAAATTCTCCATCAGAGTATAGTTGACGTTATGTTTCTCTTCGACCTGTGCCACCTTGGAGATGGGTAGGAGCCCCCACCTTAGAAGGTTAACCACACCATGTTGAGTTAAACCGTAAAGTTCACGTCTACGACCCCAAGAGCCCTTCTCTCTCACTGGAAGAGCGAAGCCTTTTTTCTCTATGAACCGAGCCCATTTTGACATGAAAATGTGCATATAGCCCCTACCAACTATGTCTGCCAGCTCACTCCAACAGAGAGGACCTCTCTCAATAAGCCTCAAAAAGGCTTCTTTTGCTTTTTTATGTCTTAAAAGAGGAGATTGACCAACCAACATAATGGTTCACTAGATCCTAAGATTCACTATACCATTACTATTATATAAGGTTTTCGCTCATTTTTAATTTGACCAACTATGGATAAAGGAAAAGGGGTTAATCGACTCATCTATCTTCCAAACCAGATAGATGAAATCGTAGAAACCACTAGAAGAAGACTTGGCTATTCGAGAAGTAGCTTCTACCGTTACGCCGTAACGCTCCTTCTCCAAGACCTCAACATTCTAACGAAGACCGTGAACGCTTCAATCGAGAAGGAGGGGGAAACGAAAAATGTCTGAGACCAACCCACGCCTAGAACTGTGCCCAGAATGCGGAAGAAAGCTCAGGGAACTCCTTTTGCCGAAGCTCGAGCGGCTAGAAGCACTTCTCAAGTCGAGATAACAAAGAAAAAGAGGAGGAAAAACGTGGTAAATAAGTATAAACATAAAGAGGCTTTTAAACGTTTCTTTAAGGAATTATGCCCCTTCGCCATCGAAGCCAATGGATCCGTTAACTGCTTCGCCATCGAAGACGCCATCGGGTTCTGTTGTTGCCCACGTCTCCTCAACGCTCTGAGAGAAACCCCCCCATCAACCAAAAAGGTGAAACGGAGATGAGCGAAGCGGCTAACCAAACTTGTAAAACATGCGGAGCGATCATGGAGCGGGGGAAGTGCCCCAAATGCACACCTTTTGAAGAGTTTATTAACCTTCCACTGGCGTCATGTGTGAATTGCGGTCACTATTTAGGCTTAGAGTGCCCCAGAGCTTCAATACACCAAGAGAATAGGCGAACCCGCACCTTCACTGCAGACGACTATAAAATCTGTGAAAAGTGGACGTTAGCCATCAGAACTGCGGATGGCACAGTTTATAGACCTCTGGTGAACAAGGGAATCTCCGCTCATCCAGCCTCTCTCTTCCATAGCGGAGAAAACGGCATCATAGTTGGTGAGCTGACCTTCGCCCGTTCAGAAGTGGAAAAAACAAAGAAGGAAGACCCAATAAAGACTAGAGAGATAACCGTTTATCTTTTTTGGTGCCACCACCACAACCACGAGCTCCAACTTTACTTTAAATCGCTCAGTGCAGTGGACGCCATTCCCTATGGTGATAAAGAGATCTACCTCGAGAAGGATAACCTTGTGAAAGACCCAATTCAGACGTTGATACCGTTAGAGACTGTGGAGCGGGTTGCGGCTAGCCCTGAAGAGGCAAACAAAGAAGCGGAGTTCCCCGCAATTTTCAGACAGGTAAAGACAGAGCTCAGACGTTTTCTCAACCTAGAGTGGGATCCACGGCTTTACGATTTATTGGCATGTTACATTATCGCAACATACTTCTTCGACGCATTCCAAACGTTCCCATGGCTTTATTTCTATGGCTTTCAGGGATGCGGAAAAACAAGAGGAGCCCTAACGGTCACATATATGGCTAGACACGGTCACATGGTCACAAAACCGAGTGACGCTTCCATCTTCCGACTATGCCACGCCATCAAGCCCACCTTATGTGTGGACGAGGGACTGTTAGGACGGTCAGCTTGGAGTTTCGCCCGATCCACATTCAAGAAAGGCGTCAAGGTTCCACGAGTCGAGAAGACCCCACGAGAAGAGTTCGTTATTTCGCTCTTCGACTTGTACATGCCACTAGTCTTCGCTTCAACTAAGAAGCCCACTGAAGCGGGGGGGTTGAATGCGGATGAGGCACGTGCAATATTCATCCACATGGAACGAGCTCGAGACCCTATAGGTCGGGATCCCACGCCAGAAGACTTTGCCGCTCTAAGAGATCGGCTCTACATGTTGCGGCTCTTCAAGGCTAAATGTGTCGTCGAGACGTCTAAGAACATTAATGTTCCGTTTCTGGGACATGAACGAGAAATATGGACGCCCATCTTCACGATTGCCA from Candidatus Bathyarchaeia archaeon includes:
- a CDS encoding helix-turn-helix domain-containing protein; protein product: MSEENLWSQLRLLSQKDVRRVLCELCLAPGRKMSLKDLASRTGIPYTTVYQKIQAMRSASLIDMKGTKREGFTVYLRDFELPPLTPERICELEGRPLPNIL
- a CDS encoding thymidylate synthase, which encodes MRVGGTTTTQHIMRGQILKGNYVVVGLTNENVWKEALRCIRRNGEYITDPQNLEKTQEVLNLITSILKPSNTLPRAFSRDTKINDHPHLLEGLVRPIPGFSPGTHLWEWALPRGRLNQIEDNVTKVLRNNLLSRRAVALTFHPGMDSEHILNPRYSFPAIQIVDFKYREGSLHLTAYLRSCDIYSWWPINVVQAYRLLKKVGEKLDLSIGTLTLMISSAHVKARNLKRIETILV